Genomic segment of Microcebus murinus isolate Inina chromosome 14, M.murinus_Inina_mat1.0, whole genome shotgun sequence:
GGCCTGACCCCGAGGGATGGTGCCCGGACACTCCAGGCACCTGTTGCTGACCTTCCCGAAAGGCGACCTTGCCTgcctggggtgcaggtggggtgCCAAGACTTAGGGAGATGGGGGTcctgtgcccagccccagcccgggctcactgtccctcacaccTGAGCTCGTGTCCCTTCCTGCGACAGCTGCCCACGGCGCGGATGATCGCCTTCGCCATGGCGCTCCTGGGCTGTGTCCTGATCATGTACAAGGCCATCTGGTACGACCAGTACACCTGCCCGGACGGCTTCCTGCTTCGGGTGAGCAGCGGCGCGGGGGCTGGGCCCTCGGGGGGCAGCAGGGACCACCTGTCCTCGCCAGGCCACAAGGGGTCCTACAGGAGTCTCTCCATGGATGCTCAGTGGAGGGAGCACCTCCCACGCCCACCTGGGGGGAGCAAGGGCACTTCCTGCTCCTCTGGGCCCCCAAAGCTGCCCATGTCCTGTTGTTTTTCCAGAATATGTTGAGATccagttatttcttttctgtgacagggtctcactctgttgcagtggcatcatcacagctcactacaacctcaaagtcccaggctcggccgggcgcggtggctcacacctgtaatcctagcactctgggaggccgaggcgggcagatagctcgaggtcatgagttcgaaaccagcctgagcaagagcaagacccccgtctctagtataaatagaaagaaattaattgaccaactaatatatatatagaaaaaaaaattagccgggcatggtggtgcatgcctgtagtcccagctacccgagaggctgaggcagcaggatcacttgagcccaggagtttgaggttgctgtgagctaggctgatgccatggcattcactctagcctgggcaacagagtgaaactctgcctcaaaaaaaaagagaaaaaagtcccacgctcaagtgatcctcctgcctaagcctcccaagtagctgggactaaggcacacgccaccacacctggctaatttttccgtttttttgtagagatggggtctcgttcttgctcaggctggtcttgaactcctggcctacgagcaatcctcccatcttggcctcccagagtgctagggttacaggtgtgagccacttggCCAGCCCAGCCAAGATCCAATCTTTTGAAAAGGCATTTTAGTGACAGGTTTTATCTTCttgtaatttaaaacataagtCAAGGAGAGGCAGGTGGTGAAGAGATGAGGTGGAGCCCCGGGCCTGCAACTCCCTACAGTGACGGGCTTAGAGTGTTTTTCCTGCCAGCTTTCCCAGGGGGGTCATTCCTCTTTTCCTTAGAGACTTgtggaagcattttaaaatataatatgggTATTAACATTTCCTGactatttggcaaatattttctttcacccTCTTTATAAAATCTCTTAACTTTACCAACGATGGCtataatttttagtgtattttcCTAAAGACTTTCATTTTTCAGAGGTAAAATCTACCCTTTCCTGTCAACCCCATCGCTTCTGGGACAGAAGCCCGCCACCATGGCGCCCTGCCCCGCAGGGAGTCCCGTCCCCTTCCCTTGTGCCCCGGGGGTGACCACCTCCTGTGGCTCCATGAGACCCTGTGGTGGCCTGAAATGGTAGAAATGCCCTTCGACAGACTGTGCACAGCGCGACCCTACTGGGCGGAGCAGGAGGGGCGGGACAGGGGGACCCCCACACGCAGGCGATGATGCGAACCGGGCTGGGTGTATTAATTCGGGAGAACTCGACTCCCTTCGCAGCCCCCGCGCCCTGACCTGACCATGTCGCAGCACAAAATATGCACGCCACTGACCCTGGAGATGTACTACACCGAGATGGACCCCGAGCGCCACCGCAGCATCCTGGCGGCCATCGGGGCCTACCCGATCAGCCGCAAGCACGGCACGGAGATGCCCGCGGCCCTGGGGGGCAACCGCCGCGCCGCCAAGGAGGAGCACAGCGGGCCCACCCAGGCGGCGGCGGCCACCCACCCGCCCGGGAGGCCCTCGGCCCAgggggacgaggaggaggaggagcacaAGGCGGCCGGGagcgcgccgcccccgcccccccagtgACGCCTCGGCCCCGCAGCCCCCCAGGGTAGGTGTGCCTGCCGCTGCGGGGCTCCGGCCAGCTCGGTGGTCTCTCCCTGGCCTCCGCCTCTCTGCCCTTCCCGCCCGCAGTCCCGGGGCCGCCGACCCCGCCCGCCAGAACCTCAGCATGGCGCGTCCTCGCGCGCCCCTCCCGCGCGGCGCAACGGGGTCTGGGCAGGTCCCTGGGGTGGGCGGCGGAGCTGGGgtcttgggggtggggtggagtccCGGGGATGGGGCGGGGTCCCaggggcggggcggagggggATTGGGTAATGTCCCAGGGGCGAGACGGGGGAGAGGTCTGCTGGGGGGGATAGGGCGGAGTCTCGGAGGTGGGGGTAAGGTCtttggggcggggtggggagggtctCGGGGGGGATGGGGCGGGGTCCCaggggcggggcggagggggATTGGGTTAGGTCCCGGGGGCGGGATTGGGGAGGGGTCTTCAGAGGGTATAGGGCGGAGTGTCGGAGGTGGGGGTAAGGTCTTAGAGGCAGGGCGGAGAGGGTTtcgggggcggggcggagaggGTCCCGGGGATGGGAGTAAGGTCCCAGGGGCGGGGCGCGTGGCGCGGGGGCGGGAGGCGAGGCGGTAGTCCGAGTCAGAGAGGTAGGGCGGGTTCCCAGGGGCCCCCCGGGCCGGGGAAAGAACAGGTGTACGGGCTGCGGGATCCGCGGGGGCGGCCTCGCAGTTCTCCCTCCACAGGTGGGCTCTTGGGGCGTCCTGGGCGCCGGGCCCTGCCTCGCCGGCTCTCAGCCCCGCCCCGCTCTCTTCACAGCCGTCTCCCGCGGCTCCTGTGACCCGCGCGCCCGATGCTCTCGCACCCGtgttcctgcccctgccccaggcagcACCCTCGCTGAAGCCCCCGCCCCCGGTGGGTCTCCGGCTCCTTCGCTTTTCTCTGAATAAAGATTCACATCCACCTGAGTCTTCCGcttctcctctgctctcctctggcCTTCGTCTGGCCCAGCCGCGACCCCCCGCAGCCCGGCACGCTGGCCCCGGGGAGCCGTGGCTCACACAGGGAGTGCACGCGCGCCCTGCGTGGTCCAGCCTCCGCCGTCTGCCCGGTGCCCGGAGCGGTCCAGCCTCCGCAGTCTGCCCGGTGCCCGGAGCGGTCCCGCCTCCGCCGTCTGCCCGGTGCCCGGAGCGGTCCCGCCTCCGCCGTCTGCCCGGTGCCCGGAGCGGTCCCGCCTCCGCCGTCTGCCCGGTGCCCGGAGCGGTCCAGCCTCCGCAGTCTGCCCGGTGCCCGGCGCGGTCCCGCCTCCGCCGTCTGCCCGGTGCCCGGAGCGGTCCCGCCTCCGCCGTCTGCCCGGAGCGCCTGTGGGCAGCTTGCCGGGTTCTGGCAGCGCCGAGAGGTGCCGTCCGCAGGCGTGGATGTTCAAATGAAGAATTGAATGGGCAAAGGCGGGCATCGAGCGGGGAGCGGGCGGTGGGGGACGTGAGGTCCGGCTCCTGGGGGCTGCGAGGCCCAAACACTTTCCCATCTTCCTGGAGCTACACCGAGACACAGGTTGAGTCTGAAGGGCCCAGGGGCGCCCGGCTGCCCCGTCCCCACCCTGGAGCTGCCTGCTCCAAACTCCGCAGAGGATGGGTTTCACCTGCCGCCTGCGCCACCCGGGCCAGCTGTCCGCCACCGCTACCCTAGCTCCAGCCCTCCTCTGGTCCCTTTCATTTTGGACCCGACGCCCCCTTGATGGGAGCTGGGTTTAGGCCTTGGAACTAACGGCGTAGAGGGGTGAGGGGGCCCTGACAGAGCCTGGGGTGCTCAGGGGCGGGAGGAGACAGTTCCACGCAGGGGCGGCTGCCCTGCACAGTGGAGGGTGATGGGCCCCCAACATCGAGGCCAGAGCCCCTCGAGGACCCCAGCAGGAAACCCGATAACTGGGAAGAGAGCCCAGGGTGGTCTGTCGTGTCTGGGGGCTGCTAGAGCCAGTGTCAGTGGATACTGGTGGGGACACAGGGCTGGGTGTTCAGACCaaggacaggcaggacgcagggCCATCCTCCCCAGCCTGGTGGCAAGGTGGGGGTCTAGGCAGCCCCTGCCTCAGTGGGACTGGCCTGCCTTGGCACAGTGGGCAGTGCCCGGGAAGCCCCTTAGGTGGGTGGGCCAGTGGGGTCCTGGGCAAACTGGAGGCCGGTGGGTGGCCGGGGGGTGAGGAGGCTGGGCCATGTGCACCAGGCCCTTCCCCGCCGGCTCCCAGAGGCCTTGCACCAGACGGCTGGCTTTGATGGCCATTGAAGGAGGGTCCCACAGGCCTGGAGGTCAGCgggtgtgtgggggcagggagagtctGCACAGCtgatgtttaaattaaaatacttctactccctattttattttgtggctttttgttttgaaataatttcagatttggagaaaaatcatgaaaacatAAAGAACTCCCATGTACCCTTCACTGAGATTCCTCAGTGGTTGCTGTTTcagtccatttagtgttgctcCCAAGGAACGCCTGAGGCTGGGCAGCTCATAAAGAAAACTGGCCtgtttggctcatggttctgcaggctgtagaGGAAGTGTGATGACATCTGCATCTAGCGAGCTTCCACTCACGGCGGGAGGTGAAGGGGAGCTGGCACTTGTCGACCACATGGagagagagggggcaggagggggggcaccaggctctttttaacaacagCTCTCCTGGGAACTAACAGAGCGAGAACTCTCCCACTACCCCCCCCCAGGGTGGACATAATCTGTTCAGAAGGGATCCACTGCCATGATCCGAACACCCACCACCAGGCTTACCCCTGTGAatccaaaataagtgactgaggcaaagtTCTTATCAATGAACCAGAGATCTGTGACTGTTTTTCCAAAAGGGAATTTGGAATTTTCAGCATACAGGCATGCAGAAAGGGTAGGGGGTGGTAAGACAAAATGGTTACATTcctgtgaaaaaagaaaaagagaaaataattggaCAAAGAATAGATGagaatttatgaaataattagtAAGACGATAGATCTAAATCTAACCATATCAATAAACACATCAAATACAAACGATCTAAACACCCCCATTAGGAGGCCGAGACTATCAGATTGGGTAAAGGAGCAGGACACACCTACACAGCCTATAAGAAACACTCTCTAAATATAAacacacagagaggttaaaagtgaaaggatgggGGAAAAGTGTTACCCTAAATCtagtcaaaagaaagctagagCTGGGTGTGGACTGTAGttcccactacttgggaggctgagacaggaggatcgctggagcccaggagtgaggcTGACTGACAGTGAtcacaacactgcactccagcctgggcaacagagcaagaccctgtttctaaataaaaaataaaaaaagaaaagctggagTCTCTATGTTACTATCACACAAAGTTGATTTTAGAGCCAAGAcattacagaaataaagaatattgaTAAAAAGAGTCAATTTgtcaagaggacataacaatttaaaacatttatggaTTTAATAAGACAGCTTCCTTCAAACCCACAATTACATcaagggtttcttttcttttcttttttttttttttttgagacagagtcttgctctgttgcccaggctagagtgagtgcccgtggcgtcagcctagctcacagcaacctcaaactcctgggctcaagcgatccttctgcctcagcctcccaagtagctgggactacaggcatgcgccaccatgcccagttaattttttctatatatattagttggccaattaatttctttctatttacagta
This window contains:
- the CALY gene encoding neuron-specific vesicular protein calcyon, producing the protein MVKLGCSFSGKPGKDPGDQDGAGPDSVPLISPLDVSQLQPPFPDQVVIKTQTEYQLSSPDQQKKFPDLEGQKGNGSNPEEGRKLPTARMIAFAMALLGCVLIMYKAIWYDQYTCPDGFLLRPPRPDLTMSQHKICTPLTLEMYYTEMDPERHRSILAAIGAYPISRKHGTEMPAALGGNRRAAKEEHSGPTQAAAATHPPGRPSAQGDEEEEEHKAAGSAPPPPPQ